CGTCTGCTGGATCGACTGGAAAAGCGCTCGTTGATTCAACGCAGTCGACTTCCCGAAAATCGGCGGGTCGTGGAAATCGCCATCACCAGGCAAGGACAGGCTCTGCTGGAAAAAATGGCGGACGCGGTGATCGAGATGCATCAGAGTCAGTTGGGCCATCTGAGCGCAACACAACAGAAGCAGCTCGTCAAACTGCTGAAACGCACCCGGGAACCGCATGAAGATGCGAGCTGTGACTGGCTGGAATCAGATTGATCGACCGGGCAGCGCTCCCGTTTCGACCTGAGAGTATGAATTGACAGAGAAGCAGAGATGGAAAAACAGTCGTGGCGTAATTCAATACGAATGCTGTGGCCCTTTGGTCTGTGGCTACTTGCTTTTTATACGGTCTGGCTGACGATCATTGTCGCCACTGATGGCTGGCAGTCTCTTCAGCATCACTGGCCGATCGCACTGGCGATGGCTTTGGGTTCCTACATCGCCGGTTCCACTCCCATGGGTGGAGGGACCGTGGGGTTCCCTGTCCTGGTGCTGCTGTTTGACATGCCCGGTTCCCTGGGACGCAACTTCGGACTGGCGGTCCAGTCGATCGGCATGGTTTCAGCCGCCATCTATATCTTTTCCGCACGACGTCCACTCGACTGGGGACTGTTACGCCCCGCGCTCGTGGGTGCATTGATTGGTACGCCCCTGGGAGCCGCCTGCGTCGCACCGTTTGTACCGGACTTGTGGGTCAAGCTGACGTTTGCCGTCGTCTGGTGCAGTTTCGGCATTATGCATCTGCTGAAAATGCGCGAGCTGGTTTCAGCGACGGGAGTCAGTAATCACTGGCGGAACTACGACCGCTGGCTGGGACTGACGGTGGGCTTCAGTGGTGGCATCGTCGCTTCTGTGACCGGCGTGGGGATCGACATGATGGTCTATGCGACGCTGGTGCTGCTGTATCGCGCGGATCTGAAAATTGCGATTCCGACGTCAGTGGTCATCATGGCGTTTGCCTCGGTCGTGGGAATTTCGGCGAATGCGATTCTGTCGCACATCAATCCCGGTCTGTATTACATGGACCCGGAAGTGTATGCCAACTGGCTGGCCGCCGCCCCGATTGTCGCGCTGGGCGCGCCCTTTGGTGCGCTGGTGGTGAATCTGATTCCCCGCACGCCGACACTGTTGCTGGTTTCCCTCTTGTGTATCGGGCAGTTCTTCTGGACGATTGCGCATGAAAACGTCTCCGGATTTGTCCTGTTCTGCGCGGTGGCCGGTGTGTTGGCGGTCAACGGAATCTTTCACCTGCTCTACCACTGGGGACGTAACGAAGACGCCTTCCCGGCACTGCAGTCAAGTGCGCCAGAAACGCCGGCCGTTCAACTCGCCAGTGAAGAAAACGCTGGCTGAGATTCTAATCTCAGTCTTTTGGCAAATCAGAATACCTCGCAATTCACTCTGATATCACAGTTCTTACTTGGCTCATGAAATCTTGTCGAGTAGTATGAACGGCAACAGTTCAAAGACACTCCCCCTGTTGACGATCAGAAGAGAACCGAATTCATGAGCAATGCGAAGAAGCTGGAATCGATGCTCGAATTCCTGTGCAATGATGTTTACGAGGCCCTTTCAGACAATCTGGACAAGATTCTGGAATATTCAGGCCCAGGTAAACTGGCAGAACGTCTGACCGGACTGTTGCAGTTAGCGATTCAGGACGAGGGTACACTCCTCAAACCAGTGATTAATGCTTCCGCAATCAACAGTGTTCTCACTATATTACGTAACGGCATTCTCACTGATTCAGAAGTTGCTGACTCAGAACTGCTGGTCTCCGCGGAACTGCTGAAGTATTCCCTCCATCGTTTCAGTTTCATGGAAGATTACAAACAGTATCTCTATGGCTGTAATGCAGAAGAATTTCGGAAACTGCTGATCCAGTGGGAAGCAGACAACAGCTGGCTCGGAGGTGCAATTTATGACGGTGCCGTGATTGAACCCTTTCGACTGCTGGTCATGATTGCCTGTGATATCAAAAAAACTCCTGCTTTATTTCAGTCTTACAGTAAAATTCTGCTGCT
The sequence above is a segment of the Gimesia algae genome. Coding sequences within it:
- a CDS encoding MarR family winged helix-turn-helix transcriptional regulator → MTALAPQPEPQQTHFDSPEQQVYLQLWRTYDCLKALEEALFVQYDLSAQQYNVLRLLQAVAPGTMQTMELGRRLISRAPDTTRLLDRLEKRSLIQRSRLPENRRVVEIAITRQGQALLEKMADAVIEMHQSQLGHLSATQQKQLVKLLKRTREPHEDASCDWLESD
- a CDS encoding sulfite exporter TauE/SafE family protein — translated: MEKQSWRNSIRMLWPFGLWLLAFYTVWLTIIVATDGWQSLQHHWPIALAMALGSYIAGSTPMGGGTVGFPVLVLLFDMPGSLGRNFGLAVQSIGMVSAAIYIFSARRPLDWGLLRPALVGALIGTPLGAACVAPFVPDLWVKLTFAVVWCSFGIMHLLKMRELVSATGVSNHWRNYDRWLGLTVGFSGGIVASVTGVGIDMMVYATLVLLYRADLKIAIPTSVVIMAFASVVGISANAILSHINPGLYYMDPEVYANWLAAAPIVALGAPFGALVVNLIPRTPTLLLVSLLCIGQFFWTIAHENVSGFVLFCAVAGVLAVNGIFHLLYHWGRNEDAFPALQSSAPETPAVQLASEENAG